In Eucalyptus grandis isolate ANBG69807.140 chromosome 4, ASM1654582v1, whole genome shotgun sequence, the following proteins share a genomic window:
- the LOC104442176 gene encoding replication stress response regulator SDE2, protein METTAESARPFQFFVKLIDGKTSVLNFAAPRVDALAVKRRIFEVARIPVPSQRLIVAGRQLEDRSVVSSPGPTLHLSLRLRGGKGGFGSLLRGAATKAGQKKTNNFDACRDMSGRRLRHVNAEKKLEEWRAEEEERKLERVAEEFIKKAAKKGKKGVGEGQAEKYVEKYRQQSAKCVAQVEECVRDVIGSRGTGSKRKAGVGSGSDAKKLKIWMGKRKVGDSDSDDSGDDTSEDEEDEKSTISNGAMHLNLIREEDGSSDSVTGGRQDGEAYTSSCNGSGSEEEKESSMQVCSESDGCSGGVVPDEKVALVNPVSSEGHAVLSLECAIVSETEAVEPVNESQHKVEPENCEVVVSQSPSAPDSGDEVTTEAGQVSPQAGGFSEDKVAVTEAAEIVEPEIVEASVSEDNALDFDKFNSAAEMEGVGMERLKLELQSRGLKCGGTLQERASRLFLLKTTPLDKIPKKHLAKK, encoded by the exons ATGGAAACCACCGCAGAATCCGCGCGGCCCTTCCAGTTCTTCGTCAAGCTGATCGACGGCAAGACCTCCGTCCTCAACTTCGCCGCCCCGCGCGTCGACGCCCTCGCCGTCAAGCGCCGCATCTTCGAGGTCGCCCGGATCCCCGTCCCCTCCCAGCGCCTCATCGTCGCCGGCCGCCAGCTCGAGGACCGCTCCGTCGTCTCCTCCCCCGGGCCCACCCTCCACCTCTCCCTCCGCCTCCGCGGCGGCAAGGGCGGGTTCGGGTCCCTCCTCCGCGGGGCCGCCACCAAGGCGGGCCAGAAGAAGACCAACAACTTCGACGCGTGCCGCGACATGAGCGGCCGGCGGCTCCGCCACGTCAACGCCGAGAAGAAGCTCGAGGAGtggagggcggaggaggaggagaggaagctGGAGAGGGTGGCGGAGGAGTTTATTAAGAAGGCCGCcaagaaggggaagaaggggGTCGGGGAGGGGCAGGCCGAGAAGTATGTCGAGAAGTACAGGCAGCAATCGGCGAAATGCGTGGCGCAGGTTGAGGAGTGCGTTAGGGACGTGATCGGGTCGCGTGGGACGGGGTCGAAGCGGAAAGCTGGGGTCGGTTCGGGCTCAGATGCGAAAAAGTTGAAGATTTG GATGGGGAAGAGAAAAGTGGGAGATAGTGACAGTGATGATTCGGGTGATGATACCagtgaggatgaagaagatgagaagtcTACCATCTCAAATGGTGCAAtgcatttgaatttgattaggGAAGAGGATGGAAGCTCCGACTCTGTGACTGGTGGGAGACAAGATGGAGAAGCATATACTTCCAGTTGTAATGGAAGTGGTtctgaggaagaaaaagagagcagCATGCAAGTGTGTTCAGAATCCGACGGGTGCTCTGGTGGAGTTGTGCCTGATGAAAAAGTTGCTTTGGTTAACCCAGTTTCTTCTGAGGGTCATGCTGTTTTGTCATTGGAGTGTGCTATAGTTTCTGAGACTGAAGCGGTTGAGCCCGTGAATGAGAGTCAACATAAAGTTGAACCTGAGAATTGCGAAGTAGTGGTTAGTCAGTCACCAAGTGCTCCAGATTCAGGAGATGAGGTAACAACTGAAGCTGGACAAGTATCTCCACAGGCTGGTGGGTTTTCAGAGGACAAAGTAGCAGTTACTGAAGCAGCTGAAATTGTCGAACCTGAAATTGTTGAAGCTAGTGTTTCAGAGGACAATGCACTTgattttgataaattcaattcaGCTGCTGAAATGGAG GGTGTGGGCATGGAAAGGTTAAAGCTTGAACTTCAATCTCGTGGATTGAAATGCGGAGGTACTTTGCAGGAGCGTGCTTCTAGGCTTTTCCTACTCAAGACTACCCCACTGGACAAGATCCCAAAGAAGCATCTTGCAAAGAAATGA
- the LOC104442177 gene encoding probable F-box protein At3g61730, whose amino-acid sequence MGKRPRRQRAVCARISPRSSYLAPHSSFCCYEEDVWTAIARFLSGRSLVMLALTSKWFYRLMMDDSIWKFACLRDLQVPEPKKVSCKWISLYASAFDGSHSYMFRQQEKHIDWMRIGAFSLDSSQALLTERLSAVEIPEAGNMKKILKSGAYCLLKNIKTGIWIADLQLVRCPICDLSKCEGTMQTLDARHIELFLSEGYQDGTWEYQVAGARDIKGNTEAASGAIFDLKHLKDSSTSAIFDVKSWVGKPQDLQPKAKVTVHAVAVNTNLQKNEGLHLKYHVMRAGADGEIVSIRICQQLL is encoded by the exons ATGGGAAAGCGACCAAGAAGGCAGAGAGCGGTCTGCGCTCGCATCTCTCCTCGCTCCAGCTACCTCGCTCCTCACTCCTCCTTCTGCtg CTATGAGGAAGACGTGTGGACGGCGATAGCCAGGTTCCTGAGCGGAAGATCGCTGGTGATGCTCGCATTGACCAGCAAATGGTTCTACCGTCTTATGATGGATGATAGCATATGGAAGTTTGCTTGTTTGCGCGATCTTCAAGTCCCTGAGCCGAAGAAAGTTTCGTGCAAGTGGATCTCGCTCTATGCTTCGGCTTTTG ATGGGAGCCACTCTTACATGTTTCGTCAGCAGGAGAAGCATATTG ATTGGATGCGAATTGGTGCATTCTCTCTTGATTCATCACAGGCACTCCTGACCGAGAGGTTGAGTGCTGTGGAGATACCAGAAGCagggaacatgaagaagatATTGAAGTCCGGCGCCTATTGCTTGCTAAAGAACATCAAAACTGGAATCTGGATAGCCG ATTTGCAGCTAGTTCGCTGTCCTATCTGTGACCTAAGCAAATGTGAAG GAACCATGCAAACCTTGGATGCAAGGCACATTGAACTTTTCCTCAGCGAGGGATACCAGGACGGAACTTGGGAATATCAAGTTGCAGGAGCTCGCGATATCAAAGGGAATACAGAAGCAGCTTCTGGAGCCATATTTGACCTCAAACACCTCAAAGATTCCTCAACCTCAG CAATTTTTGATGTCAAGTCATGGGTAGGGAAGCCTCAAGATTTGCAACCAAAGGCCAAGGTCACGGTCCATGCAGTTGCAGTAAATACCAATTTACAGAAAAATGAGG GTTTGCATCTTAAATATCATGTCATGAGAGCTGGAGCCGACGGAGAAATTGTTTCGATCAGGATTTGTCAGCAGCTTCTGTGA